Below is a genomic region from Helianthus annuus cultivar XRQ/B chromosome 2, HanXRQr2.0-SUNRISE, whole genome shotgun sequence.
CCGTTCCCGACCATCACAGAAAATTCAGAAACCTCCTACCGTGGAAGCTTCAAAAACGAAATGATGCGGGGTTGCACGATGTTATGAGTGCTACCCGTATCAATCAAAACCTGAACCGGTTGATTGTTAATATACCCTGTCACCCGAAGAGCTTGTGGAGAGGACAATCCCAAAAAGGCCGTTGAAGAGAGGGAAAAAAATTGGTCAGAGAGAGATGGATCAAGGATGTCAGCTGGCGTTGCACTATCGACAAGATCAGGAAAAGAGTTTCTGTGATCATCGGACTCGTTATCGACGATTAACAAAAACTGGGGTGGGTTACACTTATGACCGGGGAAATAGCGTTCCGGACAACAAAAGCATAAGACCTCGGAACGACGTTTTTGAAGTGCCTCCGGAGTTAGTTTGGTGAACGGAAGTTGTGGTCTAGGGGTTGTGAGAAGGGGAAGTGTTCCGCTTTTTGTGGTAGTGTTCGTGGCTGGAATGATTTAGGTTTTGCGAGATTTAACTTATCTTTAACACGCTTAGATAAGTCGTAGGCTTGATGAAGGGAAGTGGGTTTGATGATTGCGAGTTTGGCTTGAATGTCGTTTTTCAGACCAGAGAGGTAACAGTTAAGGAGTGCTTCACTCGAGAGACCAACGATACAGTTGCAAAGTTTCTCAAACTCCACTTGATAAGCCGTGACCGTAGTTGTTTGTTTGAGTTTGAACAGAGTCGCTTGGTGATTCTCATAATCCGAAGAACAGAAACGAAGCTCGAGAGCTCGGGAGAATGCTTGCCAAGTACCCAATAACGCATTGTTGTGAAGGTACTTGTACCAACTCAATGCTTCACCCGTGAAGTAAAAAACGGCTAAGGAAATACGACGATCGGTGGAAATATTATAATATGTGAAATACTTTTCCGGTTGGAAGATCCAACCCAACGGGTTGGACCCGTCAAACAACGGAAGATTGATTTTCGGTGGACGTGGAGTAGGAGGGTCGCCGGGAGGGTTGGATGTGGAGGGTTCAACAAGGATTTTAGGTTGTTCGCACGGATTGTTGAGAGGATTGGGGTCATCGGTTGTGGATTGGTCTTTACGAGGAGGCATGGTAAGGATGATGAAAGCACGAAATGTTACGCCTGTAAGTAGGCTACACTCCAAAGAAAAAAAGTACCGAGAGAACAAGATCAAGTTTGGAATGATTTTCTGATATTTCTCAAATGCAAATACAAGAATATAAATATGCATGAGATTACATGTCCACCACGCCCATGAAAGCATGTACACCATGTCTTATCCCTTATTTTTAGCCATGATTTCCACTATCACCTAAATGCACATGTAACTCTAAACTAATGCAGCTAACTCAACCATGCAATGCCACAATAAAAATAAACGTGCGGAACAAATAAAAGATGCGAATATAACATGAGTGGATTCCTTGGACTAGCCCATTAGCCAAGCAGGCTTCTTAATAATCCTCTTGGGTCTTCTGCGATTGGACCCGTAATAGATCGTCTACATCAATGCATAAAACATTATACTTCAATTATATAATGACAATGATTTCCGAGGAAACATCAATGATAGTAGAAGCTAGCACCACATGATTTATTTTTAATAAAGATTTAGGGTGCTATTTCTTGGATCTTGGCAATCAATGAAACAAAACGTAATTACTCTATCATCAACAAAAGCCGAGGGCTGGTCGTCAAGCGCTATGGCTAAATGGAACTTTAGAATATATAAATAAACATGCAAACTAGCCTACAAAGAACTACTGTGAAAATTAATCAGCCATTCCTCTTCCCAGAAACCCAGTATTTCAGTATTTCAATGCAAGCGCAAACACGTTGATACCCGATACCACTTTATTCGGGAAATTTGTTAATGACAAACAAGTGGAAGTAACATACTGTAGCACAAAAGATTAAGTTGTGGACTCTTCTACTAAGGCACTACAACTTGGAAGCTTTATGGCCAAGAAAGACCACATACTAGGAACTAAATACAAGATAACATTATGCATAATATGAATAATTAAACACACAACAAAAGTTGTATGGTCTCGAGTAGAACACATGTTACAATAAAACTGAAATAACATACAATGAAAAACAATCACAATGCATAATAAATATGCTTATTGTTTGGGTGTACACACACACCGTACATTTTGATCGTAAGACCAATACATCATTTATTTAGTAAACACACCACCGTTTGAACCCACGACCGATCATTTGATGATTTATTCTGGTAAGTCATGGTCATAGCGATCTAGTACTGGTGATAGAACCCAATAACCATGGTCATTAAGCACCATCCCTTTGTTCTTCTCACCCCACCAATTCGCTGGTATTTTGTACTCTTTTTTCAGATAATCAGTTGACATGTTAACCCACCCTAAACTCCTCTTCACTAAACCCCAATCAAAATCACCATCCTTCCCATTCCATCCACTCAAACTATGCAACATACCCTGCAAGTTATGATAAACAAATGGAGGAAACGTGCCTTTAATCTCCTTTTCGTCTTTCAAGTATGGCGATTTCTTGGTGTCAATCCTCAACTCGACCCCAAAATCAACATATTCCTGCCATTTAGTTGGTAGAGTCACCCATGTGTTGTCATTGACCCATTTTGTTATCTTGCTTGGCCATAACGGGACAATGTCTGACTCGTTCTTTACGCTTAGCACCTTAAGGTTAGGCAGTTTCTCCATCATTTGTTTAAAAGCTTGATTCCCGACTTGTGGAGAGGCGAAGATGAAAGCTGAGACATTGATATCGGGCGTAACAACGTTCATAGCAATGTCAAAAGCAGATAGAGCAGCAAGACATGCACCAAGACTGTGTCCCACGCATGTTATGCTTACCTTTTCATTTTTGTACTTTTCCAGTAACTCTTTGATACTTTGCAAGAGCTGTTTACGGGCACTAGACGGAATGAACTCCGAGTTCGGGTCGCTTGTGTTATAAAGTGAAAGCCATCCTCCCATGACATGTGGTATATCTGTATGAAACAATGACAAATTAGTTATGAAATTTATGTCTcaaaaataatacataaaaatGTTCAGGGAGTACAGTCGACATCCATGAAAAAAATGGGGAAATCATCGGTTGAcacaaaaaaataacaaaataaacatTGAATTTTAGCATTTTAAAAGTAGCCATACCCAAAACCAACCAACACATAACGCCAAAAAAGCAAAATCGGCTAAAGAAGTTGGAATTTAGTCGGCACAAAAACTAAAAAAGGTACAATGTGTCACGAAACAAGCAATCTAATAATTACACTCATTACAAGAAACgggttaggatcaaatacaaagtcccctaaaaataagaagtcgtaagAATGGTATCAAAGGGACTCCAATTGACCTCATTCAAGCGACATTGAAACCGTCTCATCGAACTCCACGATAtaggattttaggtttttgtttttagatgtttagcttgtagattttACACTCTTTTGTTTACATCATTGTGTCTTTTCTATATTTGTATCGTGTTATATTTTTCGGCATTATGTTATATTTTGCTCTTTGTGTTGTACTTTTTAATTCATTTTGTCtttttacacttcttatttttagaagTCATTGTAGAATAACTTTACCCACAAGAAACACCTACCTTTAGCGGCGACACTTTTGTCACTGCTAAAGGACTGATCCAGAACGCGGTGTCCACAATCAACCCAGACACTCATTTCTTAATACCAATCTTCAGCGGCATTAGCGTGACGATTGCTATCTTTAGCGGTGACAAATGTCACGGCTATAGCTTCATTTTCTTGTGGTAACGTGAAAATGTCGCTCTATTTTAGCTGACGGCTAAAGAAGCAAACTCTATCTTAGCCATTACAGAAACACAAATGGCTACATCTTAGCCGGCAGCTAAAGCTTCATCTGTTTTTCTATGACGGCTAAGATAGCACCAATTTTATTAGCTTCTAGCTAAGATGTAGCCCTTTTTTTCCATGCCGACTAAGATAGAGTCGGCTCTTTTAATCGTTAGCTAAAATAGAGCTGGCACCCTACacgtaattatttttttttgttttgttgtcCCATTTTTTCGAGACGGTAAAATTCAGTTTCCTTAGCTGAATTTGCTTATTCTGAGTTTTTTTTGATTGATTGGTTGAGGGTATGCCTATTTTTAAAACCTCTTAAAATTTAATTAATCCAtattatgttaatttttttatcaATCGATGATTTTCCCAAAATGGTTTATCAACAATACATAGATTTAAAACCATTGCAACACTCCAGGTTTTTCTAACAGAAAAGTGATATATACCGCGCTGGTTATTGTCGCCTTCATGGTGGGTTTGCCCTGGTAAAAACGACGAACTACTATGGGGTAGTAGTGGCTTCACTGGTACAGGGTCCACACCTAGTATATCCTCTATCCATTCGTAATACCTAGCCGTCCCACGCCACACCACACATATTTCACGACGACCTATGAGCTTACTATACTCGTCATTCGAAACGGCAACATACCCCATCCAGTTTGTTTCGAATTCAGTTCCTCCACGAGACAGGTCAGGCGGCAAGAGAGGAAAATGAGACAGGATAGGCTTTAAGATAGGAAACATACTGCTGACATGAGCGGTTGCATAGATGAAGGAAGTGACTTGGTACTTAGAATCAGCCCAAGGGAGCATGACTTGTTTGAAAAACGAGCTCTTGCCATAGTTGCTGTAGCCGTTGTACAAAGATGCGGCATCATTGTTAAATGCCCGCTCTGCGGCCGATGCTAGGTCACCGTAGCCGAGAATGAGATTACGTAGGTCGAGGTCAAAAGGGTCAAGAAGGCCAGCCCAATTGTTGCTTCCATGGAGCTCATCGTATCTTTGGGAATCCATGAAGTGTTTGGTTGGCTAAAAGGGAGGATGTGTGTTTTAGGAGTGGTGTGCCTGCATCTTGTGGGATGAGTTTCAATTTATAGCAAGTTATTGATGATGACATTTGATATATTGTCAACTTTTGTGGTGAGAGTTCACATGTGTTATTGTCatttaaagtttatttttgtcatcaagaaaaaaaaaacaacataaaaatgtaatattatatatcaaataatatcTGTTGCAACAAAGTTTGAAGAAAAACCATTTGGTGCAGCTACAAGTTGCATGCTGACTCGTCAATTTTCCAACTTAGGAGAGGAGGGGTGTCTCACTAGTGATAGTttctatcactcccactatccaatcaaatcatgccatgtcatcacccaatattTTATCACTAATAATAGAAATGTAGGGGGGATGATATCACTAGTGATAggattccaatgtacaagtattaatgcacaatgtacaagataCACATTCATCACCAAAGTTTTTCAACGCGTTATACATATAACTCGTTATactccatcactagtgatggaattagGCGGGGCGGTGTTCCACGAGTGATACTATTGTATCACGGCCCATAACGATGCCACCCCGTGTGGCCTTAGACAGTAGTAATATTTAAGATGGCGGTAGGGAGGGGttgggttattttatttttatttttattgttatttattttattgtttgagtaaattacaaCAATTCCTCAAGGATAAAAATATCAAATCGGCTAGGGATGAGCAGAAAACAGAAATAACCAAACTGTAACCGAAAAAATCGAACCGGAATAAAAATGCACGGTTCGGTTTTCAAAATTTAATAATAACCAAAAAATTCAGTTCGGTTTTTGGATATCCATTTCCaataaccgaaaaaaaccgaaccgaTAGGTTACAATGCCCAATCCAtatgttttatgtttaagttgttaATCTGTTAGCCTTTAACCCATACTAGTTGTTAATGATCTGTTAGCCTTTAACCCATACTAGTAGACCCAGCCCAATACGTAACATGTGTCTACTTTAGTTTCGGGCGAACTTTAAGATGCTATTTTATTGGATTTAAACCCTTATGTTAGTGGTTTGGGTTGTATTAAGTATTAACATTTGATTGGCCAGCCAGTTGCTATTTTGCTAATGGTTTCATTTGTATTTTGTTTATGGTGTAATCATTAATGGAAATCCTTGTTACTTGCATGCTAGTTTTTAGCAATATTGCATAGTTCACAATTTCTTAGCAACTCTTACTTGCATGTTTCTTATTAGTTTCTAGTAATATTGCATAGTTCACAGTTTCTTAGCAACAACACACAACaggagaaagaaagaaaaaaaggttatttaaccgaaaccgaaaaataaccaaaaaaaaaataaccaaAATAACCGAAACCGACCGGTTATAGAAATGTAAAAACAGATTATAGCAGTTACGGTTTCGGTTTAGgctcaaaaccgaaccaaaccgaaccgaaccgtacACACACCTAAAATCGGTTACGCGTGCATTGCAAATGACTGGACTAAACAGATGAAACTAGCGTTAATCCATTAAAATGGCAAACACGTGACAAAGACTAAACCTAAAAATGATTGGTGTTATCAATGAAGATTAAAGATAAAAGGTGTAATTTTCACGTACCTAAAGTATAAAAAGTGTAAAATATTCTTGAATTGTTTTTTAAAAGAGTTAGTTACAccgttagtccctgtggtttatggAAAGTAACAACCTTATGTACTAGTAGTTTAAAGTAACAATCTAAGGCTTTAACTTTTGATTTTGTAACATCCTAGGGCCTTAAGGCTAACGAGTGTTAAATACTGACTAAAAACTTAGTGTATTTTTGTCAATTAAGAACTTAGTACCCAACCTCATTACTTTGaagaaaccacatggactaacccCGCAACTAACTCTAATAGTATTTAATTTTCTTTAactaagttttttttattatttagagttaaatgcttggttggtccctgtggtttgcaaaaatttcatgCTTGGTCCTAGTGgcttactaattacacgcgtggacccaaaagttgtcaaaaatgaaccGTTGTTGGTCCCCTGGCCTAACCtttgttaaatttctcagttaactatgtgtgaaatgactatattaccctggACAATTAAATGAAATAAAGAATATATAAAGAAGACTCATCTTCTTCAACCTCTAACACCACCGCCTCCTCCACCTTCACAACCCACCACAACCTGCAACTACCTCCACCACCACCGTATTCTTTTTCCTCCTCTTTCTCTCTATTCTTCACCAAAAAAGCATCAATGGCAGCTGCATCCATCCAATCCCCATCTCCATATCCCAAATTAAAGGTCAATCTCAATCAAATTTCATCATTTTTCTTCGTGAAACCGACCCCCTAACGTCAGTTGCTTTTTTAACTGCAGGAATCGAGTAGAATCGTCGGGTTGTCTCCAATAATCAGTCTGATTTCCGATAAGCAGTTTTGGGCGTTCTACATAATCGGATCGATACGCTTCTTGAAAAGCAGAAGGATCTGGGTTTGGTAAGAGGGTTTGTGTTAAATTTCATTGATTTGGTGTTTTTGCTGGAaagttttgatttttatgtttttcttgGTTTTTTTCAACGAGATCAGCTTGGAGGTAGAGAGAGAGAAGACTGGAATGAaaaagaggaggaagaagaataCGATGGTCGTGGTGGTGGAGGTAGTTGCAGGTTGTGGTGGGTTGTGaaggtggaggaggtggtggtgttAGGGGGTGCTTGGATTCCTTcttaaaaacaacttattaacttatataagtcataAGTTATAAGTTAGAATTTCTAACTTCTCAAAAATAACTTCTCCACACACAAAagtaacttatataagttaattcAAACACTCTAAAAATAACTTATTTACTTTTctaagtcaataagttataagttgcTCCAAAATAAAGTAACCCAAACACCCACTTAGAGGTTGAAGAAGATGAGTCTTCTTTATAtattttctttatttcttttaattgtttagggataatatagtcatttcacacatagttaactgagaaatATAATAGAGGTTAGGTCAGGGGACCAACCAAGTTCAATTTTGACAAttttgggaccacgcgtgtaattagtaaaccactaggaccaggTATGGAaattttgcaaaccacagggactaaccaagcatttaactctattatTTAACTAAACATATAAAAAATGAGGACGAACCAAAGCACTCTAAGTTATAAAATCCAAAATGGTCAACATGAGTTATAAAAAAAACTTCCCGAAACCATGGAATAAGTCACTTTTAATTCTAAGCCTTTTTACACATAATTTAattttagtaaaaaaataaagtttatatCCATCAAGAACTAAATTCAACTTTTTAAAAAAAGTCGCACATAGCTGATCAATATGAAGTTTAGATTGAAGG
It encodes:
- the LOC110889486 gene encoding phospholipase A1-IIdelta; its protein translation is MDSQRYDELHGSNNWAGLLDPFDLDLRNLILGYGDLASAAERAFNNDAASLYNGYSNYGKSSFFKQVMLPWADSKYQVTSFIYATAHVSSMFPILKPILSHFPLLPPDLSRGGTEFETNWMGYVAVSNDEYSKLIGRREICVVWRGTARYYEWIEDILGVDPVPVKPLLPHSSSSFLPGQTHHEGDNNQRDIPHVMGGWLSLYNTSDPNSEFIPSSARKQLLQSIKELLEKYKNEKVSITCVGHSLGACLAALSAFDIAMNVVTPDINVSAFIFASPQVGNQAFKQMMEKLPNLKVLSVKNESDIVPLWPSKITKWVNDNTWVTLPTKWQEYVDFGVELRIDTKKSPYLKDEKEIKGTFPPFVYHNLQGMLHSLSGWNGKDGDFDWGLVKRSLGWVNMSTDYLKKEYKIPANWWGEKNKGMVLNDHGYWVLSPVLDRYDHDLPE